A segment of the Parasphingopyxis algicola genome:
TTTATCGGCGGCGCCTATCCGGAGATCGAAATCATCGCGCAGGAGTTTGCCGACACGCCGATGCTCGTGAGCGGCATCATGGGGCCGGACGCCAACTTTCACGTCGCCAATGAAGCGCTCGATCTGCCCGCTGCGCGGAAGATGACCGCATCCATCGCGCAAATCCTCGCCGATCTTCCGGCGCGGGACTGACAGCCGAGGCGCGACCGACCGACCGGAAACGAGAGGCTATAACTGCCGCAAGGCGCGTGCGGGGCGCACGGACATGAGCGGCAGTGCGCTGATCAAGCCGATCCCCAATGTCAGCAACGTGCCTGCCGCCAACGTGCCCAGAACCACGAACCAGTCGGGCGTCCAGGTGAACTCGAAAATCTGCACGATGACGCTCCATCCCGCGAGCAGGCCCAGCGCCAAGGCGACGAAGGCGAGCACGGCTGCGAGCAGCGCATATTCGATGGCCTGTGTCAGCAAAATCTGGCCGCGCGTCGCGCCGAGCGTGCGCATGATAACGCTGTCATAGCTGCGCGCCTGGTTCGATGCCGCGATGGCGCCGATCAGGACGGCGATACCCGCGATGATCGACACGGTAGCCGCCGCGATGATCGCCGCCGCCATCTGCCCCAGAAGCGCCGTGACCTGTCCGATGACCTCGCGGACTTCGATGATCGACACCGAGGGAAAGGCGGAAAGGATGTCGCGCGACAGGACCGCTTCGTCCCCGCCGTCGAGCGATATGGTCGAGGCCAGCGTATGCGGAGCGTCGCGCAGCGTGCTCGGCGACATGACCATGATATAGTTGAAGCCCATCGTATCCCAGTTCACCTCGCGCAGCGAGGCGATCTCGGTCTCGATCTCGCGGCCCAGAACGCTGACGACCATCGTATCGCCGAGCCCCACATCCATCACCCGTGCGGCCTCCTCGTCGAGCGAGACCAGCGGCGGGCCGTCATAATCGGCCGGCCACCATTCGCCGTCGGTCAGCTCGCTCCCCTCGGGAAGGACATCGCTATAGGTCACGCCGCGTTCGCCGCGGAGGAACCAGGCGCCATCGGGCAGTCCATCGAGATCGGCAACCCGTTGCCCGCCATATTCGACGATCGTCCCCCGCAGTGTCGGCACCAGATTGATCTGGGTATCGCCGTCCTGATCGCCGACAATGCGGCGGAACTGGCCTTCCTCGGCGACCGGTATGTCGAGTACGAACAGGTCCGGCGCGCGTTCGGGCACGGTGTTGCGGATTTCGGATGTCAGGCTGGTCTGGATCGCTGCCAGGGTGACGAACAGCGTCAGCGCCAGGCCGAGCGCGATGACGATGGCCGGCGCCTGCGAACCGGGCCGGTGCAGATTGGTCACGGCCAGGCGCAATATCGGACTGCGCGGGCGCGGCAATCGCTTGGCCAGGAAGCGCACACCCCAGCCGAGCGCATAAAGAAAGAGCAGAGCGCCGCCCGTCGCGCCGAGCACCACGGCGGAAAACATCGTTTCACGCGCGCTCAGCAAGGCGATCGCGACAATCGCCCCCGCCGCGAGCGCAACGCGGAGGAGCGTCTTTGCGTCCACCGCCGCATGGCGTTCGACAAGGCTGCGGAAAAGCGCCGCGGCGGGCTCCGTCCGCGCCCGCGCGAGAGGCGGCAGCACGAACATGGTCGCGATGAGCAGTCCATAGGCCGCGGCGATGGCCAGCGGCGCGGGATGCAAGGATATGCCAGGCGCGACTGGCAACAGGTCGCCAAGCGCCGTGACGATCAGCGGTGTCGCGAGCGCGCCCACGGCCAGCCCGCATATGATGGCAAACAGCGAAACGATTCCGATCTGCACCGCATAGATGCGCGCGATATCGGCCGAGGTCGCTCCGAGGATCTTGAGCGTCGCGATGCCCGCGCGCTTGCGCCCGAGATAGGATGCCACGCCGTTGCCGACGCCGATCCCGGCGATGATTAGCGCGGTCAGCCCGATCAGCGACAGGAACTGCCCCATCCGTTCGAAAAAGCGGAACGCACCGGGCGACGCGCGGTCGCGATCCTTGAATTCCCATCCGGCCGACGGGAAGCGGTCCTGGAGATCATCGACCGCCGCTGCCGGATCGGCACCGGGCGCTAGCCGGATACGGTATTTGCTTTCATAGAGGCTGCCCGGCTGGATCAGGCCGGTACGTCTGAGGCCCTCGATGGACGTGATGGCGACCGGGCCAAGCGTGAACCCCTCGCCGACACGGTCCGGCTCGTCGGCGATCACGTCGCGGATCGTGAAGGTTGCGGTCCCGTAGCGCAGCGATTCCCCCGGTTCGATCTGCAGACGGTCGGAAAGCGATTGGCCGAT
Coding sequences within it:
- a CDS encoding ABC transporter permease; its protein translation is MKPLGWVASAKIAWRDLSGGFRGLRLLFICLFLGVATLAAIGSLTASITGELSARGQTMLGGDVEIAMTQREAESDELAAMREAGELSETIRMRAMAQLTDTDPSADGPQAVLSELKGVDNAYPLYGEFVLEGGLLDEPLAASEIVIGQSLSDRLQIEPGESLRYGTATFTIRDVIADEPDRVGEGFTLGPVAITSIEGLRRTGLIQPGSLYESKYRIRLAPGADPAAAVDDLQDRFPSAGWEFKDRDRASPGAFRFFERMGQFLSLIGLTALIIAGIGVGNGVASYLGRKRAGIATLKILGATSADIARIYAVQIGIVSLFAIICGLAVGALATPLIVTALGDLLPVAPGISLHPAPLAIAAAYGLLIATMFVLPPLARARTEPAAALFRSLVERHAAVDAKTLLRVALAAGAIVAIALLSARETMFSAVVLGATGGALLFLYALGWGVRFLAKRLPRPRSPILRLAVTNLHRPGSQAPAIVIALGLALTLFVTLAAIQTSLTSEIRNTVPERAPDLFVLDIPVAEEGQFRRIVGDQDGDTQINLVPTLRGTIVEYGGQRVADLDGLPDGAWFLRGERGVTYSDVLPEGSELTDGEWWPADYDGPPLVSLDEEAARVMDVGLGDTMVVSVLGREIETEIASLREVNWDTMGFNYIMVMSPSTLRDAPHTLASTISLDGGDEAVLSRDILSAFPSVSIIEVREVIGQVTALLGQMAAAIIAAATVSIIAGIAVLIGAIAASNQARSYDSVIMRTLGATRGQILLTQAIEYALLAAVLAFVALALGLLAGWSVIVQIFEFTWTPDWFVVLGTLAAGTLLTLGIGLISALPLMSVRPARALRQL